In Thermococcus thioreducens, a genomic segment contains:
- the tes gene encoding tetraether lipid synthase Tes, with translation MAESVGEVPSGEKEFDQLTRRIRDIVEFPEISEEEFEEMLKKASRAYGGHLPHRTYSLCPETRRVVPALVWEKDGMVWITKRCPEGMITDLYYEDVEQYYRFQRWKFDFKLMSANVDASGVNCPLDCGLCARHRSHTSLLNIVLTNRCNLSCWYCFFYAKEGQPIYEPTLEQIRMMLRNAKKEHPIGANAVQLTGGEPTLREDLIEIIRIAKEEGYDHVQLNTDGIKLAFEPELVREIRKAGVNVLYLSYDGMTPQTNWKNHWEIPLIFENVRKASGPGIVLVPTTIRNVNDHELGAIINFGLNHLDIVRGVNFQPISLVGRVPKKERQRFRITIPGAIKRIEEQTNGAIAREDWYPIPIAGHIARFFEAFSGSKYYMTSHYGCGAATYVFLDREKKRVVPIGRFLDVEGFVEYLESKAEEIEGWKSMGKLHKLKLGAEIFMKFKSFYDEKYAPEGLGVLDLIKNAFVHGNYDALGKFHINSLFLGMMHFMDEYNYDVERVERCVIHYAMPDGRIVPFCTFNVIPELYRDKVQAQFSYTWEEWKAMHPDWEYRKDKYIRTKEFVERMKNSELYRKTYVDIEDYLGVMEKA, from the coding sequence GGCGAAAAGGAATTCGACCAGCTAACGAGGAGGATCAGGGACATAGTCGAGTTTCCGGAGATCAGCGAGGAGGAGTTCGAGGAGATGCTTAAGAAGGCCAGCAGGGCTTACGGTGGACATCTGCCCCACAGGACGTACTCCCTCTGTCCGGAAACCAGAAGGGTCGTTCCGGCACTCGTCTGGGAGAAGGACGGTATGGTGTGGATAACGAAGCGCTGTCCGGAAGGTATGATAACCGACCTCTACTATGAGGATGTTGAACAGTACTATCGGTTCCAGCGGTGGAAGTTCGATTTCAAACTCATGAGTGCCAACGTTGACGCCTCGGGCGTCAACTGCCCCCTCGACTGCGGCCTCTGCGCTAGGCACCGCTCCCACACCAGCCTGCTCAACATAGTCCTCACCAACCGCTGCAACCTGAGCTGCTGGTACTGCTTCTTCTACGCCAAGGAGGGCCAGCCGATATACGAGCCGACCCTTGAGCAGATAAGGATGATGCTCAGGAACGCCAAGAAGGAGCACCCGATAGGTGCCAACGCCGTTCAGCTCACCGGAGGCGAGCCGACCCTCCGCGAGGACCTCATAGAAATAATCAGGATCGCCAAAGAGGAGGGCTACGACCACGTCCAGCTCAACACGGACGGAATAAAGCTCGCCTTCGAGCCGGAGCTTGTCAGAGAGATACGCAAGGCAGGGGTCAACGTGCTGTACCTCAGCTACGACGGAATGACCCCCCAGACCAACTGGAAGAACCACTGGGAGATACCGCTCATATTTGAGAACGTGAGGAAGGCCAGCGGGCCGGGCATAGTCCTCGTGCCGACCACGATAAGGAACGTCAACGACCACGAGCTTGGCGCGATAATCAACTTCGGCCTCAACCACCTCGACATCGTCCGCGGTGTAAACTTCCAGCCGATTTCCCTCGTAGGGAGGGTTCCGAAGAAGGAGCGCCAGAGGTTCAGAATAACCATACCGGGCGCGATAAAGAGGATAGAGGAGCAGACTAACGGGGCAATAGCCAGGGAGGACTGGTATCCGATTCCTATAGCGGGGCATATAGCCAGGTTCTTTGAGGCGTTCTCGGGCAGTAAGTACTACATGACCAGCCACTACGGTTGCGGTGCCGCCACCTACGTCTTCCTGGACAGGGAGAAGAAGAGGGTCGTCCCGATTGGAAGGTTCCTTGATGTGGAAGGCTTCGTTGAGTACCTAGAGAGCAAGGCGGAGGAGATAGAGGGCTGGAAGAGCATGGGCAAGCTCCACAAACTCAAGCTCGGCGCCGAGATATTCATGAAGTTCAAGAGCTTCTACGACGAGAAGTACGCCCCCGAGGGGCTCGGTGTCCTCGACCTCATAAAGAACGCCTTTGTCCACGGCAACTACGACGCCCTCGGAAAGTTCCACATAAACTCCCTCTTCCTGGGAATGATGCACTTCATGGACGAGTACAACTACGACGTCGAGAGGGTTGAGCGCTGCGTCATCCACTACGCCATGCCGGACGGAAGAATAGTGCCCTTCTGTACCTTCAACGTGATCCCGGAGCTCTACAGGGACAAGGTGCAGGCCCAGTTCAGCTACACCTGGGAGGAGTGGAAGGCCATGCACCCTGACTGGGAGTACCGGAAGGACAAGTACATCAGAACGAAGGAGTTCGTTGAGCGGATGAAGAACAGCGAGCTCTACAGGAAGACCTACGTCGACATCGAGGACTACCTTGGAGTCATGGAAAAGGCGTGA
- a CDS encoding DUF3213 domain-containing protein, which yields MSVSPDKMLTVLSLRFGNIDWEKATAKQYELLKDERIWRAFLNGYAKNGFVVFDEDALPREELLEALKELEPEIIGEERIAVKELVESSYSWNNILGSMES from the coding sequence ATGAGCGTCAGTCCGGACAAGATGCTCACGGTGCTCAGCCTCAGGTTCGGGAATATAGACTGGGAGAAGGCCACCGCAAAGCAGTACGAGCTCCTGAAGGACGAAAGGATATGGAGGGCGTTCCTCAACGGCTACGCCAAAAACGGCTTCGTGGTATTCGATGAGGATGCACTTCCCAGGGAGGAGCTCCTGGAGGCCCTGAAAGAGCTGGAACCGGAGATAATCGGAGAGGAGCGCATAGCTGTGAAGGAGCTCGTGGAATCCAGCTACTCCTGGAACAACATCCTGGGAAGCATGGAATCATAA
- a CDS encoding DUF2139 domain-containing protein, with amino-acid sequence MLLRDYRFPPRYGPEWGSGGIFGLKYHNGTLYFTLAFEAEAHFIDVKSGEEKTYDFTLLGGAPTSGGDTYNAVETVDEFIYFGGWVHAPAVYREDRRILFHNKYSHVHVYDTEEGTVKLLWKDSIHHETDWAGEVSDILYDPYNDRLLLAREDGHANLGVYALDRRTGKAEPLIHEPSLKGTIVHDAAFFGVGSNFTAGLREIRALDLITGKWEAFKPGDSVDGRPYIRPEYGPLASAYNRAFAFVRGGIIAGNPLMGEDFRFFRLFEFYTFYAPFRVNAINVGGGILTAYNAHHDVLYRPDGSLTWATTNTITGPSVLLYIAPPMVKIVGAFGARITGIEKVDGKLLIATNTTPNTGSTEATPFDTGSRDVVVLDEKIIQERPPAVSFSLPLALPGMARKLGGGTFGGIPLDGYREPRMVLYLSNDNRLTVYEYDLSLPAGEAVAETFDVKAGKNILELDSFSGIVSFELEKEDMKGKARIELR; translated from the coding sequence ATGCTCCTCAGGGACTACAGGTTCCCCCCAAGGTACGGCCCGGAGTGGGGCAGCGGCGGCATATTCGGGCTGAAATACCACAACGGGACGCTTTACTTCACGCTGGCCTTCGAAGCCGAGGCGCACTTCATAGACGTGAAGAGCGGCGAGGAAAAGACCTACGACTTCACCCTTCTCGGCGGTGCCCCGACGAGCGGCGGCGACACCTACAACGCGGTCGAGACCGTTGACGAGTTCATATACTTCGGCGGCTGGGTTCACGCCCCTGCCGTCTACAGGGAAGACCGGAGGATACTCTTCCACAACAAGTACTCCCACGTCCACGTCTACGACACCGAGGAGGGAACGGTAAAGCTCCTCTGGAAGGATTCCATCCACCACGAGACCGACTGGGCAGGGGAGGTAAGCGATATACTCTACGACCCCTACAACGACAGGCTTCTTCTCGCGAGGGAAGACGGGCACGCGAACCTCGGTGTCTATGCCCTCGACAGGAGAACCGGGAAGGCTGAACCTTTGATTCACGAGCCTTCCCTCAAGGGAACGATAGTTCACGATGCGGCCTTCTTTGGGGTCGGGAGCAACTTTACCGCGGGGCTGAGGGAGATAAGGGCCCTCGACCTGATAACCGGAAAATGGGAGGCATTTAAACCCGGGGACAGCGTCGATGGAAGACCGTACATAAGGCCGGAATACGGACCGCTGGCGAGCGCCTACAACAGGGCCTTTGCCTTCGTCCGCGGGGGTATAATAGCGGGCAACCCCCTCATGGGCGAGGACTTCAGGTTCTTCCGCCTCTTCGAGTTTTACACCTTTTACGCCCCCTTCAGGGTGAACGCGATAAACGTCGGAGGAGGCATCCTAACCGCCTACAACGCCCACCACGACGTCCTCTACCGGCCGGATGGGAGTCTGACGTGGGCGACGACCAACACGATAACTGGGCCCAGCGTTCTTCTCTACATCGCACCGCCGATGGTAAAGATAGTGGGAGCCTTCGGGGCGAGGATTACGGGCATCGAAAAGGTGGACGGAAAGCTCCTTATTGCCACCAACACCACCCCGAACACCGGCTCAACCGAGGCGACGCCCTTTGATACGGGGAGCAGGGATGTGGTGGTTCTCGACGAGAAGATAATTCAGGAGAGGCCGCCGGCGGTGAGCTTCTCACTGCCCCTTGCACTGCCGGGAATGGCGAGGAAGCTGGGCGGTGGAACCTTCGGCGGAATCCCCCTCGACGGCTACCGCGAGCCAAGGATGGTTCTCTACCTGAGCAACGACAACAGGCTGACCGTCTATGAGTACGACCTCTCGCTTCCAGCGGGGGAAGCCGTTGCGGAAACCTTCGATGTCAAGGCGGGCAAGAACATCCTTGAGCTGGACTCTTTCAGCGGGATTGTGAGTTTCGAGCTGGAGAAAGAGGACATGAAAGGAAAAGCAAGAATAGAGCTCCGCTGA
- a CDS encoding CidA/LrgA family protein, which produces MKAYRGLAIIFGFYALGELATYILNLTVPGSVLGMLFLLGSLLTGLIKLEWVEGEAELLVRNMSVMFIPPGVGIVAYLGLIKSQAVPIFVALVLSFLVTLVVTAKTVEFLRRGVE; this is translated from the coding sequence ATGAAGGCCTACCGCGGACTGGCGATAATATTCGGCTTCTACGCACTGGGCGAGCTGGCAACATACATCCTCAACCTGACGGTTCCCGGGAGCGTCCTGGGGATGCTCTTTCTCCTGGGGTCTCTGCTCACGGGTCTCATCAAACTGGAGTGGGTGGAGGGGGAGGCAGAGCTGTTGGTCAGAAACATGAGCGTCATGTTCATCCCTCCGGGCGTGGGGATAGTGGCCTACCTCGGCCTAATAAAGAGCCAGGCCGTTCCGATATTCGTCGCCCTGGTTCTGAGCTTCCTGGTTACGCTCGTCGTAACGGCGAAGACCGTCGAGTTCCTCCGGAGGGGTGTGGAATGA
- a CDS encoding CidB/LrgB family autolysis modulator, with product MNPLGITLTLIIFYLFSELHSRRRAFYTNPVLLSIITIAAVLKGFGIPYESYMDSAVILKFLLGPAVVSLAVPVYKGRETIKTYAGEIALGIAAGGTVAILSAFYIARLLGGSEEVLLSIAPKSVTTAIAIGISEKIGGIPALTAVLVILTGLLGNAFAPELLGLIRVRDRIARGLATGVSSHGLGTARIILEDELAGAVSGLAMALNGVFTSLLLPHLIELLK from the coding sequence ATGAACCCGCTCGGGATAACGCTCACCCTAATTATTTTCTACCTGTTCTCGGAGCTCCACTCCAGAAGGAGGGCCTTCTACACCAACCCGGTTCTCCTGTCCATAATCACGATAGCGGCGGTTCTCAAGGGATTCGGAATCCCCTACGAGAGCTACATGGACAGTGCAGTTATACTCAAGTTCCTGCTCGGGCCGGCGGTGGTGAGCCTGGCCGTCCCGGTCTACAAGGGCAGAGAAACCATAAAGACCTACGCAGGGGAGATAGCGCTCGGAATAGCCGCCGGAGGGACGGTCGCAATCCTGAGCGCGTTCTACATCGCCAGACTCCTTGGCGGGAGCGAGGAGGTTCTCCTGAGCATAGCCCCCAAGAGCGTTACCACCGCCATAGCGATCGGCATAAGCGAAAAGATAGGCGGCATTCCAGCCTTGACCGCGGTTCTCGTGATACTCACCGGGCTCCTCGGCAACGCCTTCGCACCTGAGCTGCTGGGCCTCATCAGGGTCAGGGACAGAATAGCGAGGGGCCTCGCAACTGGGGTCAGCTCCCACGGCCTCGGAACCGCAAGGATAATCCTGGAGGACGAACTCGCCGGGGCTGTCAGCGGTCTGGCCATGGCCCTGAACGGGGTATTCACTTCCCTACTGCTTCCCCACCTCATCGAACTCCTCAAGTAG
- a CDS encoding Tfx family DNA-binding protein → MPSKSFLTEQQIRILRLRAKGLKQSEIAELLGTSRANISILERRALEKVEKARNTLLIWEQINSKISVEVRKGEDIFSVPERLFKKADELKIKVPYSTAEIIAFLVEHAPIEDRIAKRDFTLFLDARDRLRISECLLEEFDEVGKQ, encoded by the coding sequence ATGCCCTCGAAGAGCTTCCTCACCGAGCAGCAGATTAGGATCCTCCGTCTTCGGGCTAAGGGGCTGAAGCAGAGCGAGATAGCGGAGCTTCTCGGCACGAGCAGGGCCAACATAAGCATCCTTGAGAGACGGGCCCTTGAAAAGGTCGAGAAGGCCAGGAACACTCTCCTCATATGGGAGCAGATAAACTCGAAGATAAGCGTTGAGGTGCGGAAGGGGGAGGACATATTCTCAGTTCCCGAGAGGCTGTTCAAGAAGGCCGACGAGCTGAAGATCAAGGTCCCCTACAGCACGGCGGAGATAATAGCCTTTCTCGTGGAGCACGCGCCCATAGAGGATCGAATAGCCAAGAGGGACTTCACGCTCTTCCTTGACGCCCGGGACAGGCTCAGGATAAGCGAGTGCCTACTTGAGGAGTTCGATGAGGTGGGGAAGCAGTAG
- a CDS encoding integrase, producing MKALSYFFVRYTIKTGPDIKKFLDKEGNKRNIANGLRVFLTFLAERDYLDYDIAMIIKKRFIKARQVGVKRIYITDQELKEAYEEVKKRGFKKQLLFELLVFTGLRLTHVVELMNTYEPDNLYIVNDKIARYPLMIVDRGNKKAYWAYMPLELAKKLTRMKVNYKSAQDWPQYKKVSAATIRKWFTTFLARRGVSAEVIDFIQGRAPRSVLERHYLNLTVLADEAYSRVVDELKKVLEGEL from the coding sequence ATGAAAGCGCTCAGTTACTTCTTTGTCCGCTACACCATAAAGACGGGCCCGGACATAAAGAAATTCTTGGATAAGGAGGGCAACAAGAGGAACATAGCAAATGGTCTGAGGGTCTTTTTGACATTCCTTGCGGAGAGAGATTACCTCGACTATGACATTGCAATGATAATCAAAAAGCGCTTCATCAAGGCGAGGCAGGTTGGCGTTAAGAGGATTTATATCACGGATCAGGAGCTCAAAGAGGCTTATGAGGAGGTCAAAAAGCGTGGGTTCAAAAAGCAGCTACTCTTTGAGCTCTTGGTTTTCACGGGACTGAGGCTCACACACGTGGTCGAGCTCATGAACACCTACGAGCCCGATAATCTTTACATCGTGAATGACAAAATTGCCCGCTATCCTCTCATGATTGTTGATAGGGGCAACAAGAAGGCGTATTGGGCTTACATGCCTCTTGAGCTGGCAAAGAAGCTCACGAGGATGAAAGTCAACTATAAGAGTGCTCAAGACTGGCCGCAGTATAAGAAAGTCTCCGCAGCCACGATAAGGAAGTGGTTCACGACTTTTCTCGCAAGACGGGGTGTGAGTGCTGAGGTCATCGACTTCATTCAAGGCCGTGCTCCTCGCTCCGTGCTCGAAAGGCATTATCTCAATCTAACTGTTCTTGCAGACGAGGCGTATTCTCGGGTGGTTGATGAGTTGAAGAAGGTGCTGGAGGGTGAGCTATGA
- a CDS encoding LamG-like jellyroll fold domain-containing protein — protein MAISETYTSSISFAVWLKILDRTDLRSIMQLKTANGVVKIYWPAGSEFSIGYTDVARNWRSIPVQSQIDDGNWHFIVVNFIMDGVRNTTRIQVYIDASVALDVEKIGVPVNDFTVFELFQNNNVGRVVYDEVRVKIDGVFTQDEIKLLYLAGRKKLSEPANFRQIFSPLIDLTRDRATFYAGLEVSTSNPSGYVPVPESAVNMSITSAPRLKSDYTNADFYYQGHYWYQAQKIQFNLPIQFETVREQGGFSKEILLDEDKKTFVYEKEFKVTNPTAARLNVIYSVDPTALGFSVLQFPQFELDGINMVSWQPQNSTSLYLIRTDTLEPGEISMHWIKSIWTISKEELEFPAKLEDFRNILDWQTAQKLAENAAKGKSDTYVRVIKIDSNADVSNVTVLVPLKDVEDESDVVEAVALTGSRETLQVEKLEDGKIVVKVPADAFVSGHAEIKVFYNKETSWWKSILDKIRSLMAKIKAMFFGGG, from the coding sequence GTGGCGATTTCTGAAACATACACAAGCTCGATATCCTTCGCAGTCTGGTTGAAGATTCTCGATAGAACTGACCTGAGATCCATAATGCAGTTGAAAACTGCGAATGGAGTGGTGAAGATTTATTGGCCTGCTGGAAGTGAATTTTCAATAGGGTACACTGACGTCGCAAGGAATTGGAGGAGTATACCTGTTCAATCGCAAATCGACGATGGAAATTGGCATTTCATTGTTGTGAATTTTATCATGGATGGTGTCAGAAACACGACGAGGATACAGGTATATATTGATGCAAGTGTTGCACTTGATGTTGAGAAAATAGGTGTGCCAGTCAACGACTTTACAGTTTTTGAGTTATTCCAGAACAACAACGTTGGCAGAGTCGTCTATGATGAGGTGCGAGTGAAAATCGACGGAGTATTTACCCAAGACGAAATCAAGCTCCTCTACCTCGCCGGTCGCAAGAAGCTCTCCGAGCCCGCGAACTTCCGCCAGATTTTCAGCCCGCTCATAGACCTCACTCGCGATCGTGCGACCTTCTATGCTGGCCTGGAGGTCAGCACGAGCAACCCCTCGGGCTACGTGCCCGTGCCGGAAAGCGCCGTGAACATGAGCATCACCAGCGCCCCACGCCTGAAGTCCGACTACACCAATGCAGACTTCTACTACCAGGGGCACTACTGGTATCAGGCGCAGAAAATCCAGTTCAACCTGCCGATCCAGTTCGAGACCGTCCGCGAGCAAGGCGGCTTCTCGAAGGAAATCCTTCTCGACGAGGACAAGAAGACGTTCGTCTATGAAAAAGAGTTCAAGGTCACGAACCCCACCGCCGCCCGCCTGAACGTCATCTATTCTGTCGACCCCACCGCGCTCGGCTTCTCCGTGCTCCAGTTCCCGCAGTTCGAGCTGGACGGCATCAACATGGTCAGCTGGCAGCCGCAGAACTCGACATCATTGTATCTCATCCGCACGGACACGCTTGAGCCCGGCGAAATCAGCATGCACTGGATCAAGAGCATCTGGACAATCTCAAAAGAAGAGCTGGAGTTCCCGGCGAAGCTGGAAGACTTCCGCAACATCCTCGACTGGCAGACAGCGCAGAAGCTCGCCGAGAACGCCGCAAAGGGCAAGAGCGACACGTACGTGAGGGTCATCAAGATTGACAGCAACGCCGACGTGAGCAATGTCACTGTTCTCGTCCCGCTCAAGGACGTCGAGGACGAGAGCGACGTGGTTGAAGCCGTCGCCCTGACCGGCTCAAGAGAAACATTGCAGGTCGAGAAGCTCGAAGACGGCAAGATAGTCGTCAAGGTGCCCGCTGATGCATTCGTAAGCGGGCATGCGGAGATCAAAGTATTCTACAACAAGGAAACGTCCTGGTGGAAGTCGATTCTCGACAAGATCCGCTCGCTCATGGCGAAGATCAAGGCGATGTTTTTCGGGGGTGGCTGA
- a CDS encoding S8 family peptidase → MRPLPAISIIFIALFSTLSVAVADSSLPELNETTQVKFDVPSLTLSDYVNKILIKFKEWRFDSTGLTRTNTGIYVDERFWNWVTGSIEASANLTDMALEWLNTFKQKVQNDEPVQWIIITWLKPNDRLKEALEAVGAKVLYIDEGINAIAIEARPSLIKNLVYSKAFDFDYRFYIREVWPNLYVANSPATVENVNAAFLQGNITPEQVANANWNIKLIKADLAWSKKGITGKGVTIAVVDTGVDCNHVMLQGACVGVANFVSNEPSDDLNGHGTHVASIAAGRPVKANVDGKIVYVSGVAPEANVLAVKVLGKDGGGTMTQILQGLDYIVEWHKKHPDEPLVVSMSLGSPFGSPRDPMVQKVEQLIREEHIPVVIAAGNEFVVIDSPGIATGAITVAAVDRDMKVAEFSGKGPGLNIYDVKPDISAPGVKIVAARAGTPNQLIAMSGTSMATPHVSGVVALILQEHGTLTPETVKMILQKTAYPLDGINALPTWSGAGIVDAYAAVTAQVPKDSIWDWLGRLMP, encoded by the coding sequence ATGAGGCCCCTTCCAGCGATTTCCATTATCTTCATTGCACTCTTTTCGACGCTCAGCGTTGCAGTAGCTGACAGTAGCCTTCCAGAGCTGAACGAGACCACGCAGGTTAAGTTTGATGTCCCTTCCCTCACTCTCTCCGACTACGTGAATAAAATCCTAATCAAGTTCAAGGAGTGGCGTTTCGACAGCACCGGGCTAACGAGGACGAATACAGGGATTTACGTCGACGAGAGGTTTTGGAATTGGGTCACGGGCTCGATTGAGGCCTCGGCCAACCTCACTGACATGGCCCTGGAATGGCTGAACACCTTCAAGCAGAAAGTCCAGAACGACGAACCCGTCCAGTGGATTATCATCACCTGGCTGAAGCCAAACGACCGGCTCAAGGAGGCCCTGGAAGCAGTTGGAGCGAAAGTGCTCTATATCGATGAAGGCATCAACGCGATAGCCATCGAGGCCCGCCCGAGCCTCATCAAGAACCTCGTCTATTCCAAGGCCTTCGACTTTGACTACCGCTTCTACATCCGCGAGGTCTGGCCGAACCTCTACGTCGCCAACAGTCCAGCGACGGTCGAGAACGTCAACGCGGCCTTCCTCCAGGGCAACATCACTCCCGAGCAGGTCGCAAACGCGAATTGGAACATCAAACTGATAAAAGCGGATTTGGCCTGGAGCAAGAAGGGCATTACCGGAAAGGGCGTCACAATAGCGGTCGTCGACACGGGCGTGGATTGCAACCACGTCATGCTCCAGGGCGCCTGTGTCGGCGTGGCCAACTTCGTGAGCAACGAACCGAGCGACGATTTGAACGGTCATGGAACCCACGTCGCTTCCATTGCCGCCGGACGGCCAGTCAAGGCGAACGTGGACGGGAAAATCGTCTACGTGAGCGGTGTCGCTCCAGAAGCGAATGTTTTGGCAGTGAAAGTGCTCGGCAAGGACGGCGGAGGCACGATGACGCAGATTCTCCAGGGCCTTGACTACATCGTCGAGTGGCACAAGAAGCATCCTGACGAGCCCCTCGTGGTTTCAATGAGCCTCGGAAGCCCGTTCGGAAGTCCAAGAGACCCGATGGTCCAGAAGGTGGAGCAGCTCATTAGAGAGGAGCACATTCCGGTCGTCATCGCGGCTGGAAACGAGTTCGTCGTCATAGACAGTCCCGGCATCGCGACCGGTGCCATCACCGTCGCGGCTGTGGATAGAGACATGAAGGTGGCAGAGTTCTCAGGCAAAGGGCCCGGCCTGAACATCTACGACGTGAAGCCCGACATCAGCGCGCCCGGCGTTAAGATAGTTGCCGCCCGTGCGGGAACACCGAACCAGCTTATAGCGATGTCAGGAACCAGCATGGCCACCCCGCACGTCAGCGGTGTTGTCGCGCTGATTCTACAGGAGCACGGCACGCTGACGCCAGAGACCGTCAAGATGATTCTCCAGAAGACTGCCTATCCGCTCGACGGTATCAACGCTTTGCCCACGTGGTCAGGAGCCGGCATAGTAGATGCCTACGCTGCCGTGACAGCACAGGTGCCGAAAGACAGCATTTGGGACTGGCTCGGGAGGCTGATGCCATGA
- a CDS encoding HTH domain-containing protein, with translation MANGLALGRFEYISRLKAEAAEDGEAKYLDLALSLMEKAAQLEEEMEKVPGIYKEKKLEIALSAIEQYKQANELLIKAILVGESAEMALRKLERMLSARATLRTKIIAALYGETEPVGPSELAERFGISTQAVHQALQELDKLKVVEKDEKGRYSLRPGVMDEVFRLLWQSVAELKARGAI, from the coding sequence GTGGCGAACGGGTTAGCTTTGGGTAGATTTGAATATATTTCGCGTTTGAAGGCCGAAGCGGCCGAGGATGGCGAAGCCAAGTATCTCGACCTTGCCCTTTCTCTCATGGAAAAAGCGGCGCAGCTCGAGGAGGAGATGGAAAAGGTCCCCGGCATCTACAAGGAGAAAAAGCTCGAAATTGCACTTTCAGCGATAGAGCAGTACAAGCAGGCGAACGAGCTCCTCATCAAGGCGATTCTTGTCGGCGAGAGCGCCGAGATGGCGCTGAGGAAGCTCGAAAGAATGCTGAGCGCGAGGGCAACGCTGAGGACGAAAATCATCGCGGCCCTCTACGGCGAGACTGAGCCGGTCGGCCCCTCTGAGCTCGCCGAGAGGTTTGGCATTTCAACGCAGGCCGTCCACCAGGCTTTGCAAGAGCTCGACAAGCTCAAAGTCGTGGAGAAAGACGAAAAAGGCCGGTACTCCCTCCGGCCCGGCGTGATGGACGAGGTGTTTCGGCTTCTCTGGCAGAGCGTGGCTGAGCTGAAAGCGAGGGGAGCGATATGA